The Candidatus Palauibacter soopunensis region CCAGAAGAAGCCGACCGAGAGACCCCCGATCCGCCCCAGCTTGCGAAGGCTCCCGATCCGCCCCACGCCGACGAAAACGACGGCGGCCACGAGCGGAATCACGACCATCTGGATCGCGCGCAGGAACACCTGTCCGAGCGGTGCGGCGGCCTCGGCCGCGCGCATGAGCGCCGGCGACCCGGTGGCCGAGGCGGCGATCCCGAGCCCCAGTCCGAGCACGAGGCCGATGAGGATGGCGCGCGTGTTCACGGGGCACCCTCCGCGCGCCGCTTACGAAAGGCGAGCCACGCGCCGATGGTGAGGACGGGCAGGACGTAGTAGACGATGAACCCCCAGGTGATCGTCCCGTATCCCTGACGGATGAGGTCGATGAGGCCGAGAGGGGTGAGGGACAGCGCGACCCCGAGGAAGACCGCCGCGACCACCGGCCTCGCCCAGCTCGGCAGCCCCGCGCCCCGCTCGCGCCGCGTGACGGCGAGCCGCTCGTTCACCGCGTGGATCATCCCCGTCCCGGTCTCGATCAGGGTGCCGAAGAGGATGATTCCGTACGCGACCTGGAACGTCGTCGACCCGAGCGCTTCGAGGATGAAGTTCGAGGGGTTGGCGGCGTCGACGATCGCCGGGTAATGCGGCACCATCGCGAGGTAGAAGAAGAAGGCCGGCAGCATCCCGATGACGCCGGCCAGCAGGCCGGCCCACACGGCCTGGTTCCGGGTCTGGATGTGGCGCACGGTGAACAGCGCCACGGCGGCCGCCGAGAGGTTGTAGCCGCCGTACTGGACCCCCTTCACGAGCCAGTCGCTGTTGAGGCTGCTGGCGGCAAAGCTCGGGCCCAGCGTGGACCCGAAGCGCACCAGCGACCACACCACGAGCGCCACGAACACTGCGTAGAGGGCGAAAGACCAGCCGGCGAAGAAGCGCTCGATCGCCACGCTCCCGTAGAAGAGGAGCAGCGCGACCGCCCCCAGCGCCACGATCACGCCCAGCGCGTACGGGAGGCCGAACGTCTCGTTCGCAATCGTGCCCGCCGCCGCCCCGATGACGGCCAGTACGAGGAGTGTCAGCAGCACGTACGTGATCTCGAACAGGACCCAGGACGGACCGAGCAGCCGCTTGAAGAAGTTGCGGTACTCGTAGCTGCGGGACTGCCGCGCGAGTTCGAACGTGACGGCGCACACCGCGCTCCAGATGGCGGTGGAGAGCGCCATCGCCCAGAGGCCGGGCGTGGGGCCGATGGAGAGGAAGAACTCGACATTCTCCCGTCCCGTGCCGTATCCACCGGCGATGACGGCCGATTGGAAGACGAGCCCCGGCAGCAGATAGCGGCGGAACCAGGGAGCTTTCACACTGGCGTCTCTTTCTCTCGGCCGGCCCCTGCCCCAAGGTTTCGCCCGTCAGCGAGGGGCGAGTCACCTGGGCGCCGGGCGCCGGCGGCCACATGCGACCCGCCAAGCTAGAGGCCGGGGATGGAACGAGACAGACGCGAGACGTTCGGCTCCCGCTTCGGGCTCGTGGCCACGATGATCGGCGTCGCCGTCGGTCTCGGGAACGTGTGGCGCTTCCCGTACATGGTCGGCGAGTTCGGCGGGGCTCCCTTCGTCGCCTTCTACGTACTGGCCGTCGTGCTGATCGGCGTTCCCGCGCTCATGGCGGAGTGGACGCTGGGCCGGCACACCCGCCGCGGCCCGGTCGGCGCGTTCGAGTCGGCCGGTCTCCCCTTCGGCCGCGCCCTCGGCTGGATCTTCTTCGTCGGCGTCACCGCCGCCACCGGCTACTACTCGAACGCGCTCGGCTGGGTGCTGTACCACGCCCTGGCCGGGCTGCTCTCCGGCGTCGGGATCGAGATCGACGCCGCAGCGATCCTTCCCCCGGACGAGGGGTTTTCCCTCCGCTCCTTCCTGCTGCAATGTGCCTGCACGGGCGTGGTTCTCCTCACCTGCGCCGCCGTGCTGCGGCGCGGCCTGCGGCGCGGAATCGAGAGGGCAAGCCGCTTCATCGTGCCCGCGCTCCTCGCGGGGCTCGTCATCCTCATCGCCCGCTCGCTCACGCTGCCCGGAGCTGGAGAGGGCCTGCGCTGGTACCTCGGCGCCTTCGATCCCGGCGCGCTCACGCCACCCGTGATGCTGGGGGCGCTGGGCCAGGCGATCTTCAGTCTTTCGCTGGGCGGCACGTTCATGGTCGTGTACGGCTCCTACCTGAACCGCGGCGACTCCCTGCGCGGCAACGCCGTCTTCACCGCGGGCGGCGACCTCTGCGCCGGACTCCTGGCGGGGCTCGCCATCTTCCCCGCCGTGTTCGCGTTCGGACTCGAACCTGCGAGCGGCCCCGGTCTCCTTTTCGTCACGCTGCCCGAAGTGTTCGGCCAGATCCCGGCCGGAGCCGTGTTCGGGACGCTCTTCTTCCTGGCGCTGTTCGGAGGCGCCTACCTGTCGGACGTGGCGGCGCTGGAAGTGCTGGTAGCCGGGGTCACCGACAACACCGGGATCGGCCGCTCGCGCGCCGTCACCCTGACCACCGTGGTCGTGTTCGCCTTCGCACTGCCCCCGATGATCAACATGAACGTGTTCACGCCGTGGGATCTGACCTTCGGGTCGGGCTTCCAGACGCTCGGCGCGCTGCTCTCGGTCGTCGCCGTGGGGTGGGCCCTGGACCGCTCCGAGGTGCTGCGGCAGCTGGCAGCAGGCGATGATCGGCCGCGGAGGCGGCGCGTGCCCACGCTCTGGCTCTACTACTGGCTCCGCTTCGTCATCCCCGCCGCCATCCTCACCGTCGGCGCCTGGTGGCTGGTGAGGGATGTACTGGGAGCCGGCCCGCCGCCCGCCGCCCGGGCCACGCTGGCCATCGAAGACGTTTCGGTCATCCCGATGGATGGCGAGCGCGTGCTCACCGGCGTGACGGTCCTCATCGGCGATGGCCGCGTGCTCGCGGTGCGGCCGTCGGCCGAAGCGGACGTCCCCGACGGCGCCGTCCGGGTCGCCGCCCGCGGTCGCTTCCTCATCCCGGGCCTGAACGACATGCACGTCCACTTCGGGGAGGCGTCGGCGCTCGGGCGGTTCCTGGCGACCGGGGTCACCGGCGTGCGCATCCTGTCGGGTGGGCCGCATACGCTCGACTTTCGCGACCGCGTCCGGAGCGGCGAACTGGCCGGGCCGGACATCCACACGGCGGGGGCCATCATCGAGGGACTGCCGCCACCGGAATTCGCCGCCGTCATCGATACCGCGGGACGCGTGATCGTCCGCGACAGCCTCGACGGCGCTCGCGCCGTGCGCGAGCAGCATGCCGCCGGGTACGACTTCATCAAGGTGTACAACAACGTGCCCGCGGCGGCCTACCGGGGCATCGTCGCCGAGGCGCGCGGACTCGGGATCCCGGTGGCGGGGCACGTGCCCTTCGAGGTGGGCCTCGACGGCGTCCTCGCGGCGGGCCAGGCCAGCATCGAACACCTGCGCGGGTACATCTGGCACCTCGTGCCCGAAGAGGCGCCGGCGCAGCCCGGTCCCGATCTGCGGTCGCGCACGCTCGCCTGGGCCCACGGAGATCCCTCTCGGATCGGGGCGCTCGCCGAGCGTACCCGGGAGGCCGGTTCGTGGAACGTGCCGACGCTCTCGGTGCGCATGATCCACAAGCCGGACCGCCTCCTCGACGCCTACCTCGCCACGGAAGAGGCGTCGCACATGACCGCCGCCATGCGCCGCTTCTACACCGAGCGCATGTCGATCCCGTGGATGAGCAACTTCACGCCGAACGACTTCGAGGCCGCGCTGGATGGTTTCGCGGTGGCGGATTCCCTCATCCGCGCCCTCGTGGCCGCCGGCGCTCCCGTGATGGCCGGGACGGACACGCCGCCCCTCGGCTTCGCCCTCCATCGCGAACTGGAGGAACTGGTCGCGGCGGGCCTGTCACCGTACGAGGCGTTGCGGAGCGCCACGGTCAACCCGGCCCGCTTCCTCGAACGGGGCGAGGGGGCCGGCATGGTGGTGGCGGGA contains the following coding sequences:
- a CDS encoding sodium-dependent transporter, translating into MERDRRETFGSRFGLVATMIGVAVGLGNVWRFPYMVGEFGGAPFVAFYVLAVVLIGVPALMAEWTLGRHTRRGPVGAFESAGLPFGRALGWIFFVGVTAATGYYSNALGWVLYHALAGLLSGVGIEIDAAAILPPDEGFSLRSFLLQCACTGVVLLTCAAVLRRGLRRGIERASRFIVPALLAGLVILIARSLTLPGAGEGLRWYLGAFDPGALTPPVMLGALGQAIFSLSLGGTFMVVYGSYLNRGDSLRGNAVFTAGGDLCAGLLAGLAIFPAVFAFGLEPASGPGLLFVTLPEVFGQIPAGAVFGTLFFLALFGGAYLSDVAALEVLVAGVTDNTGIGRSRAVTLTTVVVFAFALPPMINMNVFTPWDLTFGSGFQTLGALLSVVAVGWALDRSEVLRQLAAGDDRPRRRRVPTLWLYYWLRFVIPAAILTVGAWWLVRDVLGAGPPPAARATLAIEDVSVIPMDGERVLTGVTVLIGDGRVLAVRPSAEADVPDGAVRVAARGRFLIPGLNDMHVHFGEASALGRFLATGVTGVRILSGGPHTLDFRDRVRSGELAGPDIHTAGAIIEGLPPPEFAAVIDTAGRVIVRDSLDGARAVREQHAAGYDFIKVYNNVPAAAYRGIVAEARGLGIPVAGHVPFEVGLDGVLAAGQASIEHLRGYIWHLVPEEAPAQPGPDLRSRTLAWAHGDPSRIGALAERTREAGSWNVPTLSVRMIHKPDRLLDAYLATEEASHMTAAMRRFYTERMSIPWMSNFTPNDFEAALDGFAVADSLIRALVAAGAPVMAGTDTPPLGFALHRELEELVAAGLSPYEALRSATVNPARFLERGEGAGMVVAGSPADLVLLEGNPLEAVGNTRRIAGVVRRGEWLNRVTLDALLREAADR